One Misgurnus anguillicaudatus chromosome 19, ASM2758022v2, whole genome shotgun sequence genomic region harbors:
- the LOC141351212 gene encoding interferon-induced very large GTPase 1-like, protein MKHSSQPTCKIKTRKQQKDVEQNMAQVFNTKRKQMRKQMHNLFIRHYLKENFHNKLRAADVLQISSHSLQSRESCDEEELVQTFLQKLLMMNYRARYININKTNEHHTPQTENDKSGDVGDFFKEVSFSNNLISKDPVHLMDVQMAVFHCADSFLKQLMVTKLSQCQFALPLLVPHPFTQQIEFPLWTFRQINKSWKMRNTNNEIISKEEPVYKAETPMVSFFRFGSVSSSKSQLMNNLINEKHNTFFHRNCPGSSRTRLLMDGVVEIAWFCPSGKDTDKFNNCVAFCNLHGDAGDNEKQLQIQTEMSSVNVVLLTQLDEKNKNATKIQNLYRDKKPLICLFTGNESALTERRKGKYKIGLKDRNQSEVANELRKTLNKCLSSSASAYMFRLKDLSKHSDIRVDEEDDEDCRRGREAAQQMMSLLKKKNLREIKESFLPCQGKLWHQWCQKNKELHRPQGEDIEEEISRKQTEMKNIREQQHKLYISDLIRFFIKQMDLYNVNVNIYFLKWLRMHLDEYTSADLSALHHKYNDKWSTVLKLKEKDKSEQFKAKQTELERISEELQAASFGLEHIMREIGQIYESCLSVKKNKTDLQFDFSSLPNLTAEMMIFGFPLELMDGDAAHVPLIWITAVLVELIQKLGDQRVFVLSVLGLQSSGKSTMLNAMFGLQFAVSAGRCTRGAFMQLIRVSEEMKDQMKFDYILVVDTEGLRALELSGRSTRHHDNELATFVVGLGNLTLINIFGENPAEMQDILQIVVQAFLRMKKVKLNPSCMFVHQNVSDVTAGEKNMEGRRRLQKTLDKMTKLAAKEEDSDAECFSDVINFDVHKDVKYFAQLWEGSPPMAPPNPNYCENIQELKETILLQASKSNGMRLTHLHDRIQDLWKALLNERFVFSFSNSLEISVYRRLETEYSKWTWTLRSAMLDMENKIHSKTENEAINNEIEVTYIQRELEEKSEEVKNSMSEFFERDPDKGILIQWKTSFELKIKDLEENIVRETKKKLNVTLQQQKLKRKTDAQRTQHENTLLEKSKELALKLKDKNNEEILKREFDLFWEECVKKIITDNPIKDIDILGDVRIVLSEMNKSVSVEHINENYCILHVKNYLNYVMVKKSPIKKSSGLTGQVQNVYKVAKEKLGFILSKDDEIQITNLISDVVQQTDTMIKSFNISKLGYNISYIQQLTDYIKKRITEYEEESVNYVFKNEFFMDFVFSIFKRAEKTITDQHRMFREANNPVLYLKKKRNEYYSIFKKYCQGATSAAIFGEIICQKLKRPIEQSVYKQTAKDLADEIRSNCPSLNGNRSNLEKHIMKKLAEDENFSAFIDYINYPKDHFKDFIIGEVSQYIRDQFSIKVQPNIKQNIDLLQKRIMTAAHQSTQHVQVNSGDVDLWLKFFTKKLSYVLKFSVKDFSGVKHDDVDDYKLLEEVIKTELPSLITEINRDFSTDTFDIKLDLNKKPDEILIDHFCRCCWIQCPFCKATCTNIENHDGDHSVPFHRVNGINGVYDNETQNLCTDFCSTVVLSPKRFTSSDQWIPFNEYRKAGGVYSKWSITPDLSELPYWKWFVCRFQKQLEEYHEKTFQDKILDEWRKYTKEDAIESLDKYF, encoded by the exons ATGAAACATTCTTCACAACCAACATGCAAGATAAAAACAAG GAAACAGCAAAAGGATGTTGAACAAAATATGGCCCAAGTCTTCAACACAAAGAGGAagcaaatgagaaaacaaatgCACAATCTATTTATCAGGCATTATCTTAAAGAAAACTTCCACAACAAGCTGAGAGCTGCAGATGTTCTTCAGATATCTTCACATTCATTACAGTCCCGTGAGTCTTGTGATGAAGAAGAGCTGGTTCAGACTTTCCTACAGAAACTACTGATGATGAACTACAGAGCAAGatacattaatattaataagaCCAATGAACATCACACACCACAAACAGAAAATGACAAATCTGGAGATGTtggggatttttttaaagaagtgtctttttctaataatttgATAAGTAAAGACCCAGTTCACCTGATGGATGTTCAGATGGCCGTGTTTCATTGTGCTGATAGTTTcctaaagcagctgatggtcACTAAACTCTCACAGTGTCAGTTTGCTCTTCCTCTTCTTGTTCCTCATCCATTCACACAACAGATTGAGTTTCCTCTCTGGACATTCAGACAAATCAACAAGAGCTGGAAGATGAGAAATACTAACAATGAAATCATCAGTAAAGAAGAGCCAGTGTACAAAGCAGAAACTCCAATGGTGTCGTTCTTCAGGTTTGGTTCTGTGTCTTCATCCAAGTCTCAGCTGATGAACAATCTGATCAATGAGAAACACAACACGTTCTTCCACAGGAACTGTCCAGGCAGCAGCAGAACCAGACTACTGATGGATGGAGTGGTGGAGATCGCCTGGTTCTGCCCATCTGGAAAAGACACAGATAAATTTAATAACTGTGTTGCCTTCTGTAATCTTCATGGTGATGCAGGAGACAATGAGAAACAACTGCAGATTCAAACTGAAATGTCTTCAGTCAATGTTGTTCTTCTGACACAGCTTGATGAGAAAAACAAAAACGCAACAAAGATTCAAAACTTGTACAGAGACAAAAAGCCACTTATTTGCCTTTTTACTGGGAATGAATCTGCACTCACTGAGAGACGAAAAGGAAAATATAAAATTGGTTTAAAGGACAGAAATCAGTCAGAAGTAGCTAATGAACTCAGAAAAACTTTAAATAAGTGTCTCTCATCTTCAGCATCAGCTTACATGTTCAGACTTAAAGATTTGTCCAAACACTCAGATATCAGAGTAGATGAGGAAGATGATGAAGACTGCAGGAGAGGAAGAGAAGCAGCACAGCAGATGATGAGTttactgaagaaaaaaaatctgagaGAAATCAAAGAATCATTTCTGCCCTGTCAGGGGAAACTCTGGCATCAGTGGTGTCAGAAGAACAAAGAACTTCATCGACCTCAAGGGGAAGACATAGAAGAAGAAATAAGcagaaaacaaacagaaatgaAGAATATTCGTGAACAGCAACATAAACTTTACATAAGTGACCTTATAAGGTTCTTTATTAAACAAATGGACTTATACAATGTAAAtgtgaatatatattttctcaAATGGCTCCGAATGCACCTGGATGAATATACTTCAGCTGATCTTTCTGCTCTACATCACAAATATAATGACAAGTGGTCAACAGTCTTAAAACTGAAAGAAAAAGATAAATCAGAACAATTCAAAGCCAAACAAACAGAACTTGAGAGAATATCTGAAGAACTTCAAGCAGCAAGCTTTGGTTTGGAGCACATCATGAGAGAGATCGGTCAGATCTATGAATCATGTTTATCTGTGAAGAAGAATAAGACAGACCTACAGTTTGACTTCTCTTCTCTCCCAAATCTTACAGCCGAGATGATGATCTTTGGATTTCCACTGGAGCTGATGGATGGAGATGCTGCTCATGTTCCTCTGATCTGGATCACTGCTGTTCTAGTTGAACTCATACAGAAACTGGGAGACCAGAGAGTCTTTGTGCTGTCAGTTTTAGGACTTCAGAGCTCTGGGAAATCCACCATGCTGAATGCCATGTTTGGACTTCAGTTTGCAGTCAGTGCTGGACGATGCACCAGAGGAGCTTTCATGCAGCTGATCAGAGTATCAGAGGAGATGAAAGATCAGATGAAGTTTGATTATATTCTGGTTGTTGATACTGAGGGTCTTCGGGCTCTAGAACTGTCTGGAAGATCCACAAGACATCATGACAATGAATTGGCCACATTTGTTGTGGGTCTTGGTAATCTGACATTGATCAACATCTTTGGAGAAAACCCAGCTGAGATGCAGGATATTCTTCAGATTGTTGTTCAGGCCTTTCTGAGGATGAAGAAGGTCAAACTGAATCCCAGCTGTATGTTTGTACATCAGAACGTTTCAGACGTCACAGCTGGAGAGAAAAACATGGAGGGAAGGAGACGACTGCAGAAGACACTGGATAAAATGACAAAACTTGCCGCCAAAGAGGAAGACTCTGATGCAGAATGTTTCAGTGATGTCATTAATTTTGATGTACATAAGGATGTGAAGTATTTTGCTCAGCTGTGGGAGGGAAGCCCACCAATGGCACCACCAAACCCAAACTACTGTGAGAATATTCAAGAACTAAAAGAAACTATTCTTTTACAAGCCTCAAAATCAAACGGTATGCGGTTGACACATCTGCATGATCGAATTCAAGATCTCTGGAAGGCTTTACTGAATGAACGATTTGTGTTCAGCTTCAGTAATTCTCTGGAGATTTCAGTATACAGGAGACTGGAGACAGAATACAGCAAGTGGACCTGGACTCTACGCAGTGCTATGCTGGACATGGAGAACAAAATACACAGCAAAACAGAAAATGAAGCAATTAATAATGAGATTGAGGTCACTTATATTCAAAGAGAGCTGGAGGAGAAAAGCGAGGAAGTGAAAAACTCAATGTCAGAATTCTTTGAAAGAGACCCAGATAAAGGTATACTGATTCAGTGGAAAACATCATTTGAATTAAAAATCAAAGACCTTGAGGAGAACATTGTGAGAGAAACAAAGAAGAAATTAAATGTGACTCTTCAGCAGCAAAAGCTGAAGAGAAAGACTGATGCTCAGAGGACACAACATGAAAACACTCTCTTAGAAAAGAGCAAAGAACTTGCATTAAAActcaaagacaaaaataatgaaGAAATACTGAAGAGAGAGTTTGATTTGTTTTGGGAAGAGTGTGTGAAGAAGATCATCACAGATAATCCAATTAAAGACATTGACATACTGGGAGATGTGAGAATAGTCTTGagtgaaatgaataaaagtgTCTCTGTAGAACACATAAATGAGAACTACTGCATTCTCCAtgttaaaaactatttaaattatgtaatgGTAAAGAAATCACCCATAAAAAAATCCAGTGGACTTACAGGACAGGTTCAAAATGTGTACAAAGTGGCAAAAGAGAAGCTTGGTTTCATTCTTTCTAAAGATGATGAAATACAAATAACAAACTTGATCTCAGATGTTGTTCAGCAAACAGACACGATGATCAAGTCATTTAACATTTCAAAGTTGGGCTACAACATCAGTTACATTCAACAACTCACAGATTACATTAAGAAAAGAATAACAGAATATGAAGAAGAGTCTGTGAATTATGTGTTCAAGAATGAATTCTTCATGGATTTTGTATTTTCTATATTCAAGAGAGCAGAAAAGACAATCACTGATCAACACAGAATGTTCAGAGAAGCCAATAATCCTGTCCTCTATCTGAAGAAGAAGAGGAAtgaatactatagtattttcAAGAAATACTGCCAAGGAGCAACATCAGCTGCTATTTTTGGTGAGATCATCTGTCAGAAACTGAAGAGACCCATTGAACAGAGTGTCTATAAACAGACTGCCAAAGATTTAGCAGATGAAATCAGATCAAACTGTCCATCACTGAATGGAAACAGATCAAATCTGGAGAAACACATCATGAAGAAGCTGGCAGAAGATGAGAACTTTTCAGCATTCATTGACTACATTAATTATCCCAAAGATCATTTCAAGGATTTCATCATTGGCGAAGTCAGTCAGTATATCAGAGATCAGTTCAGTATCAAAGTTCAACCCAATATAAAACAGAACATTGATCTCCTACAAAAGAGGATCATGACAGCAGCACATCAATCTACTCAACATGTTCAAGTGAACAGTGGAGACGTTGATTTATGGTTAAAGTTTTTCACAAAGAAGCTTTCATATGTTCTGAAATTCTCTGTGAAGGACTTCAGTGGAGTCAAACATGATGATGTTGATGACTATAAACTCCTagaagaggtgataaaaacagaacttCCATCTCTaataactgaaataaacagAGACTTCAGCACAGATACATTTGATATAAAACTGGATCTCAACAAGAAACCAGATGAAATTCTGATTGACCATTTCTGTCGATGCTGTTGGATTCAGTGTCCATTTTGTAAAGCCACCTGCACCAATATAGAAAACCATGATGGAGATCACAGTGTTCCCTTCCATAGAGTGAATGGAATTAATGGTGTTTATGACAACGAAACACAGAATCTATGTACAGATTTTTGCTCAACTGTAGTATTAAGTCCTAAACGCTTTACATCATCAGATCAGTGGATTCCATTTAATGAATACAGAAAAGCAGGAGGAGTTTATTCAAAGTGGAGCATCACTCCTGATCTCTCTGAGCTGCCTTACTGGAAGTGGTTTGTGTGCAGATTCCAGAAACAACTCGAAGAGTATCAtgaaaaaacattccaggacaaGATTCTAGATGAGTGGCGAAAATACACAAAAGAGGATGCAATTGAGAGTTTAGATAAATACTTCTGA
- the LOC141350871 gene encoding GTPase IMAP family member 7-like → MDFSKKHAKLYLSMRIVLLGKDVSTNSRVGNFMLGRSAFESEAPPDDHQIERVRGKDMMIINCPHLLQLNLSYHQIIQTVRECVDLSHPGPHIILLIFKHDECSREDQEHVEMILNSFSDSVYQHTLVLTTHDSHTEEQTEVNDNIQKIIKKCFNRHYRLERNSSPDDLKETFKDIVKSNDGHYLICDEYEDAQRFTMKQQTDERGEFERRRI, encoded by the exons atggatttctccaaaaaGCATGCCAAACTTTACCTGTCAA tgAGGATTGTTCTGCTGGGTAAAGATGTGTCGACAAACAGTCGAGTTGGAAACTTCATGTTGGGAAGATCAGCGTTTGAGAGTGAAGCTCCTCCAGATGATCATCAGATTGAGAGAGTCAGAGGAAAAGACATGATGATCATCAACTGTCCTCATCTGCTCCAGCTGAACCTCTCATATCATCAGATCATACAGACAGTGAGAGAGTGTGTGGATCTGTCTCATCCAGGACCTCATATCATCCTTCTCATCTTTAAACATGATGAGTGTTCAAGAGAAGATCAAGAGCATGTGGAGATGATCCTCAACTCTTTCTCTGATAGTGTTTATCAACACACACTGGTGCTCACAACACACGACTCACACACTGAGGAACAGACTGAAGTCAATGACAACATAcagaaaatcataaaaaaatgcttcAACAGACACTACAGACTGGAGAGAAACAGCTCTCCTGATGATCTTAAAGAGACATTTAAAGACATTGTAAAATCAAATGATGGCCATTATCTGATTTGTGATGAATATGAAGATGCACAGAGATTCACAATGAAGCAGCAGACAGATGAAAGAGGTGAGTTTGAACGTAGGAGGATTTAG